One window of uncultured Trichococcus sp. genomic DNA carries:
- the ppdK gene encoding pyruvate, phosphate dikinase: protein MTKQWVYRFSEGKKEQKMLLGGKGANLAEMTNLGLPIPPGFTITTESCIHYFDEGRTLWAAIQQQIDSALIDLENAVGKSFQDPANPLLVSVRSGAAFSMPGMMDTILNLGLNDASVAGLAEQTQNPTFAFDSYRRFIQMFADVVKSVPRVHFESILDTVKNENDYAFDNQLTLADLTDLVAQYKAVYQRETGESFPQEPLEQLHQAVQAVFSSWNNERAILYREIHDISHNLGTAVTVQSMVFGNRGNDSGTGVAFTRNPATGEKKLFGEFLMNAQGEDVVAGIRTPLDIDTLEEVMPAVYNEFKAIAEKLEDHYADMQDIEFTIEKGKLYLLQTRNGKRTAAAAVAVAVDLADEGLITKEDAVMRIETGQLDKLLHPTFDTKALDEAALLATGLGASPGAASGHIFFSTADAEAAQKDGLPVILVRRETSPEDLAGMMSSEGILTARGGMTSHAAVVARGLGKCCVAGCTAAIIDEENKTVVIEDVTLHQGDLLSIDGATGRVYAGNIAKQNPTLGGKFSIFMDWVDEMKVLQVKANADSPTDVKQALSLGAEGVGLCRTEHMFFHKDRIPVVRQMILSRTLDERKKYLVELLGMQRQDFQEMFALLQDRPMTVRLLDPPLHEFLPTVTADKLALAESMGTGLAGLEAHIDSLHEVNPMLGHRGCRLAVTYPEIYRMQARAIIEGAIIAAEETGSTITPEIMIPLVCDVEELRYVKAEIVAEIEAVLSEKAVTIPYLIGTMIEIPRAAVTSDEIAMEADFFSFGTNDMTQMGFGFSRDDAGKFLQEYEDKGLLKPNPFHSLDVKGIGKLVKLSAKLGRETNPGLVLGVCGEHGGDPESIAFFSSVGLDYVSCSPYRVPIARLAAAQVAIKENREKMSVQKDAVLSGI from the coding sequence ATGACGAAGCAATGGGTTTACCGTTTTTCAGAAGGCAAGAAAGAACAAAAGATGTTGTTGGGAGGAAAAGGCGCCAACCTTGCCGAGATGACCAATCTCGGCCTGCCTATCCCTCCAGGATTCACGATCACGACGGAATCCTGCATCCATTATTTCGATGAAGGCCGGACGCTTTGGGCTGCGATCCAACAGCAGATCGATTCCGCCCTTATCGACCTGGAAAACGCAGTCGGGAAATCTTTCCAAGACCCTGCCAACCCGTTGCTGGTGTCGGTCCGTTCCGGTGCCGCCTTCTCGATGCCCGGCATGATGGACACGATCCTGAATCTGGGGCTGAATGATGCCTCCGTCGCTGGTCTCGCCGAACAGACGCAGAACCCGACTTTCGCTTTCGACAGCTACCGTCGTTTCATCCAGATGTTCGCCGATGTCGTGAAGTCCGTTCCGCGCGTCCATTTCGAATCGATCCTGGATACAGTCAAAAATGAGAACGATTACGCGTTCGATAACCAATTGACTTTGGCAGACCTGACCGATTTGGTCGCCCAGTACAAGGCTGTTTACCAACGCGAAACCGGTGAATCTTTCCCGCAGGAACCGTTGGAACAATTGCACCAGGCCGTCCAAGCCGTCTTCTCTTCATGGAACAATGAAAGGGCTATCCTTTATCGCGAAATCCACGACATTTCGCATAACCTGGGTACAGCCGTCACTGTCCAAAGCATGGTGTTCGGCAACCGCGGCAACGATTCCGGTACCGGTGTGGCCTTCACGCGCAACCCGGCGACCGGCGAGAAGAAACTGTTCGGTGAATTCCTGATGAATGCGCAAGGCGAAGATGTCGTGGCCGGCATCCGCACCCCTTTGGATATCGATACGCTGGAGGAAGTCATGCCCGCCGTCTACAACGAATTCAAGGCCATCGCCGAAAAACTGGAGGACCACTACGCCGATATGCAGGATATCGAGTTCACGATCGAAAAGGGCAAACTGTACCTGCTGCAGACCCGCAACGGGAAACGCACGGCAGCCGCAGCCGTCGCAGTGGCCGTCGATTTGGCGGACGAAGGCCTGATCACGAAAGAGGATGCCGTGATGCGCATCGAAACCGGCCAGCTGGACAAATTGCTCCACCCGACTTTCGACACAAAAGCTTTGGATGAAGCTGCCTTGTTGGCGACCGGGCTCGGCGCTTCTCCTGGAGCGGCATCCGGTCATATCTTCTTCTCCACAGCCGATGCCGAAGCGGCCCAAAAGGACGGCCTGCCGGTCATCCTGGTCCGCCGCGAAACATCCCCTGAGGATTTGGCCGGGATGATGAGTTCGGAAGGCATTTTGACGGCGCGCGGCGGCATGACTTCGCACGCGGCAGTCGTCGCCCGCGGTTTGGGCAAATGCTGTGTGGCCGGTTGTACGGCAGCGATTATCGACGAAGAAAACAAAACTGTCGTCATCGAAGATGTCACCCTGCACCAAGGCGACCTGCTGTCGATCGACGGCGCCACCGGAAGAGTCTACGCCGGCAACATCGCCAAGCAGAACCCGACTTTGGGCGGCAAATTCAGCATCTTCATGGACTGGGTCGATGAAATGAAAGTGCTGCAGGTCAAAGCCAATGCGGACTCTCCGACCGACGTCAAACAGGCACTGTCCTTGGGCGCGGAAGGCGTCGGCCTGTGCCGGACCGAGCACATGTTCTTCCATAAGGACCGGATTCCGGTTGTCCGCCAGATGATCCTTTCCCGCACTTTGGATGAACGCAAAAAGTACTTGGTTGAATTGTTGGGAATGCAGCGCCAGGATTTCCAGGAAATGTTCGCCTTGCTGCAGGATCGGCCGATGACCGTCCGTCTGTTGGACCCGCCGTTGCATGAATTCCTGCCGACAGTGACTGCGGACAAGCTTGCCTTGGCCGAATCGATGGGAACCGGCTTGGCTGGTTTGGAAGCGCACATCGACTCCTTGCATGAAGTCAACCCGATGCTTGGCCACCGCGGCTGCCGTCTGGCCGTCACCTACCCTGAAATCTACCGGATGCAGGCGCGCGCCATCATCGAAGGCGCCATCATTGCGGCTGAAGAAACCGGCAGCACGATCACGCCGGAAATCATGATTCCGCTGGTCTGCGACGTCGAAGAGCTGCGTTACGTCAAAGCGGAAATCGTTGCGGAGATTGAGGCAGTCCTCTCCGAGAAGGCTGTAACCATCCCTTACCTGATCGGAACCATGATCGAAATCCCGCGCGCGGCCGTCACTTCCGACGAAATCGCAATGGAAGCCGACTTCTTCAGTTTCGGCACGAACGACATGACGCAGATGGGCTTCGGCTTCTCCCGCGACGACGCCGGCAAGTTCCTGCAGGAGTACGAAGACAAAGGCTTGCTGAAGCCGAATCCGTTCCACTCATTGGACGTTAAAGGCATCGGCAAACTGGTCAAATTGTCCGCCAAATTGGGCCGCGAAACCAACCCCGGCTTGGTGCTGGGCGTCTGCGGCGAACACGGCGGCGATCCGGAATCCATCGCCTTCTTCTCAAGCGTTGGCTTGGATTACGTTTCCTGCTCGCCGTACCGCGTGCCTATCGCCCGTCTTGCGGCTGCGCAAGTGGCAATCAAAGAAAACAGAGAAAAAATGTCTGTTCAGAAGGATGCCGTTTTGAGCGGCATCTGA
- a CDS encoding zinc ribbon domain-containing protein YjdM, whose amino-acid sequence MELPNCPKCGSPYTYEDGTMLVCPECAHEWSADAAEATNEDQLIVKDANGNLLQDGDTVTVIKDLKVKGSSSALKVGTKVKGIRLVEGDHNIDCKIDGFGAMKLKSEFVKKA is encoded by the coding sequence ATGGAATTACCGAATTGTCCGAAATGCGGCTCCCCTTACACTTACGAAGACGGCACGATGCTGGTCTGCCCCGAGTGCGCGCACGAATGGAGCGCGGATGCCGCTGAGGCAACAAACGAAGATCAATTGATCGTCAAAGATGCGAACGGCAACCTGCTGCAGGATGGCGACACTGTTACGGTCATCAAGGACCTGAAAGTCAAAGGCAGCTCGAGCGCTTTGAAAGTCGGCACAAAAGTCAAAGGCATCCGTTTGGTGGAAGGCGACCACAACATCGACTGCAAAATCGACGGCTTCGGCGCTATGAAGCTGAAATCAGAATTCGTCAAAAAAGCATAA
- a CDS encoding NAD(P)-dependent oxidoreductase has protein sequence MTTIMITGASGNIGRVLVDHLKKSYELTLVDVHFHDVNPALLEGTIVKELDLTVVGNWDGLLEGIDYVIHLAGNPSPDAAFDDALIGLNYKMPYYLFKESSKYENFVKRIIFASSIHAVSAYPKNVQVPVDVPVRPGDLYGVSKVYLEGLASHFAFTEGQESIGIRIGNFNENIDDPIVDEAGLAEYLSPRDLCHLIDCALKAKLVEPFLLVNGLSDNRFPRLDISQARTAIGYRPLDDAFVLKGFFKDDNGDPVELSGEEH, from the coding sequence ATGACCACGATCATGATCACCGGCGCAAGCGGTAATATAGGAAGAGTTTTGGTTGACCACCTGAAGAAGAGCTACGAACTGACTTTGGTTGATGTCCATTTCCATGACGTCAATCCGGCCCTTTTGGAGGGCACCATCGTCAAGGAATTGGACCTGACTGTCGTCGGCAACTGGGACGGTCTGCTCGAAGGGATCGATTACGTCATCCATCTGGCCGGTAACCCTTCGCCCGATGCCGCTTTCGACGATGCGCTGATCGGGTTGAACTACAAGATGCCCTACTACCTGTTCAAGGAATCTTCCAAGTACGAGAACTTCGTCAAGCGCATCATCTTCGCCAGCTCCATCCATGCCGTCAGCGCCTACCCGAAAAATGTGCAGGTTCCGGTCGACGTACCTGTCCGCCCCGGCGACCTTTATGGCGTCTCGAAAGTCTATCTGGAAGGCTTGGCCAGCCATTTCGCCTTTACCGAAGGTCAGGAATCGATCGGCATCCGCATCGGCAACTTCAATGAAAACATTGACGATCCGATCGTCGACGAAGCGGGATTGGCCGAATACTTGTCGCCACGGGATTTGTGCCACTTGATCGACTGCGCCCTCAAGGCCAAGCTGGTCGAGCCGTTCCTGCTGGTGAACGGGCTGTCGGACAATCGTTTCCCGCGCCTGGACATCTCGCAGGCCCGCACCGCCATCGGTTATCGGCCACTAGACGACGCCTTTGTGCTGAAGGGTTTCTTTAAGGATGACAACGGCGATCCCGTCGAACTGTCCGGCGAAGAACACTAA
- the thiT gene encoding energy-coupled thiamine transporter ThiT codes for MSKNLNIWIEGTIIAALATVLSLVPFNIGPSFSVTVGAPVMMLYCLRRGLIPGFFASFLWGVLHILIGTAYILTPLQGFIEYFIAFGFTGLAGLYTPKVQQAIADQNKKALVWQVIMGTIVGTVGRYFWHTIAGYYFWGSYAPEGWSAWLYSIVMNGVSALATGAFTIMVLAVIAKTNPQLFVPKKSVRGY; via the coding sequence ATGTCAAAAAATCTGAACATCTGGATCGAAGGAACCATCATCGCCGCCTTGGCGACCGTGTTGTCCTTGGTTCCTTTCAATATCGGCCCAAGTTTTTCCGTCACGGTCGGAGCGCCGGTCATGATGCTTTACTGCCTGCGCCGCGGCCTGATTCCTGGCTTCTTCGCCAGTTTCCTGTGGGGTGTGCTGCACATCCTGATCGGCACGGCCTACATCCTGACTCCGCTGCAAGGATTCATCGAGTACTTCATCGCCTTCGGCTTCACCGGATTGGCAGGCCTGTACACTCCGAAAGTCCAACAAGCGATCGCGGACCAAAACAAAAAGGCGTTGGTGTGGCAAGTCATTATGGGCACCATCGTCGGCACAGTCGGCCGCTATTTCTGGCACACGATCGCCGGCTACTATTTCTGGGGATCCTATGCCCCTGAAGGCTGGAGCGCATGGCTCTACTCCATCGTCATGAACGGCGTCAGCGCCTTGGCTACCGGCGCATTCACCATTATGGTCCTGGCGGTCATCGCGAAGACGAATCCGCAATTGTTCGTACCGAAAAAATCGGTGCGCGGGTACTGA
- a CDS encoding YitT family protein has protein sequence MKLLHTLKPIAAVIAGNIIVAFAIAAFILPKNLIAGGSTGLAIILNHFFGLNISLVVLIFNGFMFFIGAALLGRKFALTTILSTIIFPTFLTFFRTVPALQDMTDDILLSAIYAGILCGLGVGLVFKVGASTGGMDIPPLLLNKHFRIPVAVGMYAFDVIFLLVQAFFSSMEQILYGLIMVFLTSIVINKVMVTGTNKMQLFIISKKFEEIKEALLYVQDVGLTLVNIETAFEGAQQQAVLCVIEQRKLSAINALVNDIDPFAFVIIGQVHEVAGKGFTLERQSGLVE, from the coding sequence TTGAAGCTGCTGCATACTTTAAAACCGATAGCGGCGGTCATTGCAGGGAACATTATTGTAGCCTTTGCAATTGCGGCATTCATTTTGCCAAAAAATCTGATTGCTGGGGGATCGACGGGTCTTGCAATTATTTTGAATCATTTCTTCGGATTGAATATTTCTTTGGTCGTGCTTATTTTCAACGGCTTCATGTTTTTCATCGGAGCTGCGTTGTTGGGAAGGAAGTTCGCCTTGACGACGATACTGAGCACAATCATTTTTCCGACGTTTTTGACATTTTTCCGGACGGTTCCTGCTTTGCAGGACATGACTGACGACATTTTGCTTTCGGCCATCTATGCTGGGATCCTGTGCGGATTGGGTGTGGGGTTGGTATTCAAGGTCGGCGCTTCAACGGGCGGGATGGATATTCCGCCGCTGCTCCTGAACAAACATTTCCGCATTCCGGTAGCGGTGGGGATGTATGCGTTCGACGTCATTTTCCTGCTGGTCCAGGCGTTCTTTTCCAGTATGGAACAGATTCTTTACGGGCTCATCATGGTGTTTTTGACGTCTATCGTCATAAACAAAGTCATGGTCACCGGGACAAATAAGATGCAGCTTTTCATCATTTCCAAAAAGTTTGAGGAAATCAAGGAGGCATTGCTGTATGTCCAGGATGTCGGGCTGACATTGGTGAACATCGAAACGGCTTTTGAGGGGGCGCAGCAGCAAGCGGTGCTTTGCGTCATCGAGCAGCGTAAACTGTCGGCCATCAATGCCTTGGTCAACGATATCGATCCATTTGCTTTCGTGATCATCGGACAGGTCCATGAGGTCGCAGGGAAGGGCTTCACGCTGGAGCGACAGTCCGGATTAGTCGAATAG
- a CDS encoding Tad domain-containing protein: protein MMKIFKRLHKEEDGQSLIMVVLLLGVILSFSALVVDVGLLYAEKAKLQNAADAAALAGAQVLPNKTLAEGFVGTYVGLNGVPASAISEISYPGGDNKKVKVVVEGEVPYIFANFLGLVGTGTNVKASAVAEKDIEWNGEALPFINLDDDYVADPKVVAWEKTGPGDFESLWPTEYELFNGDKDDDHSKTYFTIDYSNGISVTKGTVATIKQEVGYIYEQKKPVYIFSLSSAVIKSGKYNSIKNKDVIPLSDLVLLRVTFDSYDYSGKTLFLTVKGVYDIKNGIFPTEYLNSDSAGDSHLIE from the coding sequence ATGATGAAAATATTCAAAAGGTTGCATAAGGAAGAAGATGGCCAATCTTTGATTATGGTTGTTTTACTTTTAGGTGTAATACTGAGCTTCTCTGCTCTTGTCGTTGATGTTGGGTTGCTTTATGCTGAAAAGGCGAAACTCCAGAACGCTGCGGACGCCGCGGCTTTAGCGGGTGCTCAGGTTTTACCGAATAAAACTTTAGCTGAAGGTTTTGTAGGAACATATGTAGGATTAAACGGAGTCCCTGCTTCAGCTATTTCGGAAATATCATATCCAGGTGGGGACAACAAGAAAGTTAAAGTCGTAGTCGAAGGCGAAGTTCCTTATATATTCGCTAATTTTTTGGGTCTAGTCGGGACGGGAACTAATGTGAAGGCAAGCGCGGTGGCAGAGAAAGATATCGAATGGAACGGAGAAGCTTTGCCGTTCATAAATCTGGATGATGACTATGTAGCTGATCCTAAGGTAGTGGCCTGGGAAAAAACGGGACCTGGAGATTTTGAGAGTCTTTGGCCGACTGAATACGAATTGTTCAATGGTGATAAGGATGATGACCATTCAAAGACATACTTCACTATAGATTATTCAAATGGTATTTCGGTAACGAAAGGGACTGTCGCAACCATTAAGCAAGAAGTTGGCTATATTTATGAACAAAAAAAGCCTGTATATATCTTCAGTTTATCTAGTGCTGTTATTAAAAGCGGAAAATATAACAGTATCAAAAACAAAGACGTCATACCTTTATCGGATTTGGTTCTCCTCAGAGTCACTTTTGATAGCTATGATTACAGCGGAAAAACACTTTTTTTGACGGTTAAAGGAGTATACGATATTAAAAACGGCATATTTCCAACCGAATATTTAAACAGTGATTCCGCAGGGGATTCGCATTTAATTGAATAA
- a CDS encoding DUF192 domain-containing protein, which produces MKKLINERTGEVILDDLQTADTFYTRFRGLMGRPSIPENTGLMIKPCNSVHCFFMKFPIDVIFLDKDNRVVHVAGNMKPGSISPIVRKSYSVIEANATVFQKKIKIGDIVQMQS; this is translated from the coding sequence ATGAAAAAACTGATCAATGAAAGAACCGGAGAAGTAATTTTGGATGATCTCCAGACAGCAGATACCTTCTACACCCGTTTCCGGGGGTTGATGGGCAGACCATCAATCCCTGAAAATACGGGACTGATGATCAAACCGTGCAACAGTGTCCATTGTTTTTTTATGAAATTTCCGATTGACGTAATTTTTTTGGATAAGGACAATCGGGTAGTACATGTTGCGGGGAATATGAAGCCTGGAAGCATATCACCGATTGTCAGGAAATCGTATTCCGTCATCGAAGCGAATGCAACAGTATTTCAAAAAAAAATAAAAATTGGAGACATCGTTCAAATGCAATCATGA
- a CDS encoding vWA domain-containing protein, which produces MRAKNAFILVFLSIFIGWVILPREAMAVTTASERIAVTLVIDTSGSMAETDPNHLRKTAADIFVDMLSPEDHVGIVSFATEATELVPMQQVGDTANKQTIKNTLASITEVNGNTNYRAALEKAEEQLGSLDDQNVRKVILFLTDGVPEPDYALREDTAFMTTYMDSFWQTTVRLGQKGIAVYPLGFGTVDTSILQRIAMDTRGEAKFLGSSGDIAINFVDVLRTFKNRQGFWNEGIALSGETVIPFQLDGYTSQVTMAVTYDTAGTDVFIRPVDSEAWNDRISIQKNEQYSILTMNQTEEELAGDWELVITGTGNAQLFGDKDLTLKSWMISPQANTQVPIDEPIDLTVEVDGELSDEMAVQVIVSKNGAAEFETIPLNMEDDQYVGTYDNVDQAGSYVLETQIISGETVITSSSVSISVQQLPFLKSDKELDGDIFKIGESQTLIGHLELDDLLLDGSQGIGINNLNLVATCSDGCQEIIPMQDGGMESGADETAGDGYYTADLPFSEEGSYEISLVAQGTTPQGNFTLQKDIGEYQVIPVGVVSGKVADEELYTKPGNSVTVPVQLRNDSERSETVLISVPSDNASANEQSITLKPGAELTTEIELLVDNGVPLGTQQISIEMQAEDPLTQVQASMDTEVQLLSGLAFNQKKMQDLLARNGLFIAAILSIPLIVIIVGRLIYALKLKQALRINRSLFYSKTNDSESHEEWILPKKVDTEEIAFGGADKNAALSLEGAKIPYRMIVKVETSPARFKCWEGYRALSKAYIPVHIKIETTPPGIFKLDDEVHTSKEIFDQDIFESGGYRFIYKAEKGVAEENKARNVLEGKM; this is translated from the coding sequence ATGCGTGCGAAAAATGCCTTCATCTTGGTCTTCCTGAGCATCTTCATCGGATGGGTCATCCTTCCTAGGGAAGCGATGGCTGTAACGACTGCTTCCGAGCGGATTGCGGTGACATTGGTCATCGACACTTCCGGCAGCATGGCTGAAACGGATCCCAATCACTTGCGGAAAACAGCAGCCGATATTTTCGTGGATATGCTCAGCCCGGAAGATCATGTGGGCATCGTTTCCTTTGCGACGGAAGCCACCGAATTGGTTCCGATGCAGCAAGTAGGGGATACCGCAAACAAACAGACCATCAAAAACACGTTGGCATCGATAACCGAGGTCAACGGGAACACGAATTACCGGGCTGCACTCGAAAAAGCCGAGGAGCAATTGGGCAGTCTTGACGATCAGAATGTGCGCAAAGTCATCCTCTTCTTGACTGATGGAGTGCCGGAACCCGACTACGCGTTGCGGGAGGATACGGCTTTCATGACAACATATATGGACTCTTTCTGGCAGACGACAGTACGTTTGGGGCAAAAGGGTATCGCTGTCTATCCACTCGGTTTCGGTACAGTCGACACCAGTATCCTGCAGCGCATCGCCATGGACACAAGAGGAGAAGCCAAATTCTTGGGCAGTTCCGGCGATATTGCTATCAATTTCGTTGATGTGCTGCGGACGTTTAAGAATCGGCAAGGGTTTTGGAATGAGGGAATTGCATTATCTGGTGAAACGGTCATTCCGTTTCAGTTAGACGGTTATACTTCCCAAGTAACGATGGCCGTCACCTATGATACTGCTGGAACGGACGTCTTCATTCGGCCAGTCGATAGTGAAGCTTGGAATGATAGAATCAGCATCCAGAAGAACGAGCAGTACAGCATCCTCACGATGAACCAAACCGAAGAGGAACTCGCAGGCGACTGGGAGTTGGTCATTACTGGAACCGGCAACGCGCAACTGTTCGGAGACAAAGATCTGACGTTGAAATCATGGATGATCAGCCCACAGGCAAACACGCAAGTGCCGATTGATGAGCCGATTGACCTAACGGTGGAAGTGGACGGTGAATTGAGTGATGAAATGGCCGTTCAGGTCATCGTTTCAAAAAATGGGGCTGCCGAATTTGAGACCATTCCATTAAACATGGAAGATGACCAATATGTCGGAACTTACGATAATGTCGATCAAGCCGGTAGCTATGTCCTAGAAACGCAAATCATCAGCGGAGAGACCGTGATCACAAGCAGCTCTGTTTCGATTTCCGTCCAACAACTTCCTTTCCTGAAAAGCGATAAAGAGTTGGATGGCGACATCTTCAAAATCGGCGAGAGCCAGACTCTCATAGGACATCTGGAATTGGATGATCTACTACTGGACGGTTCGCAAGGAATCGGCATCAACAACCTTAACTTGGTTGCAACTTGTTCCGACGGGTGTCAGGAAATCATCCCGATGCAGGATGGCGGAATGGAATCGGGAGCAGACGAAACCGCAGGAGATGGCTATTATACCGCCGACTTACCTTTTTCCGAAGAAGGATCCTATGAAATTTCTCTCGTCGCGCAAGGAACTACTCCACAGGGCAATTTTACGCTACAGAAAGATATCGGTGAGTATCAAGTCATTCCGGTTGGGGTGGTCTCGGGAAAAGTGGCAGATGAAGAATTGTATACAAAACCGGGTAACTCAGTGACAGTTCCAGTTCAGTTGCGGAATGATTCGGAACGAAGCGAGACTGTTCTGATTTCGGTCCCATCTGATAATGCTTCAGCGAACGAACAAAGTATCACTCTAAAACCTGGAGCGGAACTCACTACGGAAATTGAACTCTTAGTGGATAATGGTGTGCCTTTGGGTACGCAACAAATATCTATCGAAATGCAGGCTGAAGATCCCTTGACTCAAGTGCAAGCATCAATGGATACCGAGGTTCAGTTGCTGTCAGGTTTGGCTTTCAATCAGAAAAAAATGCAAGATTTATTGGCGAGAAACGGGTTGTTTATCGCTGCGATTCTATCCATCCCGTTAATCGTCATCATCGTTGGACGTTTGATATATGCATTGAAGTTAAAGCAAGCTCTAAGAATCAACAGAAGCCTGTTTTATTCCAAAACGAATGACTCTGAAAGCCACGAGGAATGGATTTTGCCAAAAAAAGTGGACACAGAAGAAATCGCGTTCGGCGGAGCGGACAAAAATGCCGCCTTATCGTTGGAAGGGGCTAAAATCCCTTATCGAATGATCGTGAAGGTGGAGACAAGCCCGGCCCGTTTCAAATGTTGGGAAGGGTATCGGGCGCTATCAAAAGCGTATATACCGGTGCATATCAAGATCGAAACGACACCACCCGGCATCTTCAAACTGGACGATGAAGTCCACACCAGCAAAGAAATTTTCGACCAGGATATTTTTGAGTCAGGTGGGTATCGATTCATTTACAAAGCAGAAAAAGGTGTTGCCGAAGAAAATAAAGCCAGAAACGTATTGGAAGGTAAGATGTGA
- a CDS encoding type II secretion system F family protein, with product MEIIVYVSLFLTSSLVFYIFYEAVLMPKQVVKERLDNVKVMADTRDAFDEEMRESFAERVINPVYERMIQALGNLAPSSIKERYEQLLSSSGTKGTMKFNNIIAIQLMLGLLLAFGMHFLMRLTEQPTNGLYVVSAGAAGFLLPYSSLKTKSRNRIESIEYALPSFLDVLYVSVEAGLAFDMAIYRTTDKMKGPLSEELLFTMNEISKGRGRSEALREMVKRTQVPDLATFVTSIIQAEEMGSNIGNVLRIQAETMRLNKRQRAETQAAKIPTKMLFPIVFFMFPALFVIILGPAVLNIMETLMK from the coding sequence ATGGAAATCATAGTATATGTCTCGTTGTTTCTGACCAGTTCCCTCGTTTTCTATATTTTCTACGAAGCGGTGCTGATGCCGAAGCAGGTAGTGAAAGAACGGCTGGACAATGTGAAGGTGATGGCGGACACAAGGGATGCCTTCGATGAAGAGATGCGGGAATCTTTTGCCGAGCGGGTCATCAATCCGGTCTATGAACGGATGATCCAAGCGTTGGGAAATCTGGCGCCGTCATCCATCAAAGAACGATACGAACAGCTTTTGAGCAGCAGCGGAACGAAGGGTACCATGAAGTTCAACAACATCATCGCAATCCAGTTGATGTTGGGACTGTTGTTGGCTTTTGGTATGCATTTCCTGATGAGGCTCACAGAACAGCCGACTAACGGATTGTATGTGGTTTCTGCTGGTGCAGCGGGTTTCTTGTTGCCTTATTCTTCGTTAAAAACCAAATCCAGAAACAGGATAGAATCAATCGAATACGCTCTGCCGAGTTTTTTGGATGTGCTGTATGTCAGTGTCGAGGCCGGTTTGGCTTTTGATATGGCCATCTACCGGACCACAGACAAGATGAAGGGGCCGTTGAGCGAGGAACTGCTGTTCACGATGAACGAAATCAGCAAAGGCAGAGGCCGTTCGGAGGCGCTCCGGGAAATGGTCAAACGGACGCAGGTGCCGGATCTGGCAACGTTTGTTACTTCCATCATCCAAGCCGAGGAGATGGGTTCGAATATCGGGAATGTGTTGCGCATCCAAGCGGAAACGATGCGGCTGAACAAACGCCAACGGGCAGAAACGCAGGCGGCAAAAATCCCGACCAAGATGCTCTTCCCGATTGTGTTCTTTATGTTTCCGGCATTGTTCGTCATCATCCTTGGACCAGCCGTATTGAATATTATGGAAACATTGATGAAATAA